The following are encoded in a window of Mycobacteroides chelonae CCUG 47445 genomic DNA:
- a CDS encoding 2-oxo-4-hydroxy-4-carboxy-5-ureidoimidazoline decarboxylase → MLMHQGIGRDTFNEMPDTKAVHALYECGGSVTWARKIAAARPFADHDALFRYADNELFALSEESLDEVLIAYPPLGRRPGSARSHAEQCAIRDETPGMMAALRAAAHRYEHHFGHRFVMHLCGQNGASVLRAISDRMHHDVDTERKVTRNELAKINRTRLERMLGPEGGYDNW, encoded by the coding sequence ATGTTGATGCATCAGGGCATCGGCCGCGACACGTTCAACGAGATGCCCGACACCAAAGCGGTCCACGCGCTCTACGAGTGCGGTGGCAGCGTGACCTGGGCGCGGAAGATCGCCGCCGCCCGGCCGTTCGCCGATCACGATGCCCTGTTCCGGTACGCCGACAACGAGCTCTTCGCCCTGTCCGAGGAGTCACTGGACGAGGTACTGATCGCCTATCCACCGCTGGGCAGACGTCCGGGAAGCGCGCGTTCACATGCCGAACAGTGCGCAATCCGTGATGAAACCCCGGGAATGATGGCAGCGTTGCGGGCCGCTGCCCACCGGTACGAGCACCACTTCGGCCATCGCTTCGTCATGCACCTGTGCGGACAGAACGGCGCCTCCGTATTGCGTGCGATCTCCGACCGCATGCATCACGACGTGGACACCGAACGCAAGGTGACCCGCAACGAGCTCGCAAAGATCAACCGCACCCGTCTGGAGCGCATGCTCGGCCCCGAGGGCGGATACGACAACTGGTGA